The DNA window TACCCCGCTCGTTGGCCACCGTTTCGGCGTGTCGTAAGAGGATTAGCTCGCGCAACTCGACCTAGAGCCGCTCGTGAACCTTGGCCATGGCGGCGTTGAGATCGGTGGGAACCCCCTCGAGGAGGTTCTTGATGGTGTCCCTGGTCTCCCGCACGAACCCCTCGTCCTTGATCCCGCCGAGGTTTATCTCCACGTTGAGAATCGCCCCGTTTATTCCGGCGGTCAACAGGAGCGCGCCGACCCCG is part of the bacterium genome and encodes:
- a CDS encoding cyclodeaminase/cyclohydrolase family protein, giving the protein AVQKCTKRAIEVPLEVARLGRRLLTKAPRLALIGNQNAVSDIGVGALLLTAGINGAILNVEINLGGIKDEGFVRETRDTIKNLLEGVPTDLNAAMAKVHERL